The genomic region TGCCCGATGTGGAAAACGATGTGGATTTCTACGGTGACCAGATTGTGGTGGACACAGAGAACGAGATTGTCCGGTCCGAGCCGAGGCTCCTTATCAATTCCGCGCAAATATCGATCGATACCGCTGCCAATCTCATTAAATCTATGGGAGGGCTTGCAATCCCTTCGCACATAGACAGCGCTACGTTCAGCATTATAAGTCAGATCGGATTCGTGCCTGAAAATATCCCCTTCGATGCCCTTGAGGTACGTAACCCCGAGGGTGCGCGAGGCCTTTTACCCCTTGTTATGCGAAAGAATATCCCGCTTGTAAGTTTTTCGGACGCCCATTACGTGGCCGACATCGGCCGTAAAAGCATCACGCTTACGATGGATGAGCCCACCTGTCGCGAGATCGCAGGGGCATTAAAGACTTTGGGTGCGCAAAGAAATGAGTGAGAGAAGCCCTATTGTGGATCCTAATACGGCGCACAACGAGCGCTCAATTGCGCGGGGCGTCTCAGGTGAGGGAGCAAGAACCCTATGATGGATGAAATCGCCTCTCATGTAATGGATATCGCGATGAACGCGATAGCGGCAAAAGCCAAACATATAGAGATTTCCATTACGGCCGATCCGAAAAAAGCACTCTTGACCCTCCATTTCAAGGACGATGGAGTGGGCATGGATAGCGATATGATTAAGAAAGTCCAGGATTCCTTCTTTTCAACAAAGACGGGTAAAAAGGTGGGGCTCGGCATTCCCCTGCTCAAGGGCACCGCCGAGACAACCGGGGGGAGTTTTTCTCTGACGAGCGAGGTGGGCCACGGGGTAGACATATGGGCGTCGTTTCGACTCAACCATCCTGATCTGCCACCCATGGGAAAACTCAAGGACACCATTCTCGTCCTCGTTGTGGGGAATCCCGGCATCGATTTTCTGTTCAGTTATGCGGTCAACGAGAAGGCGTTAGTCTTTGATACGGCGGCCATGAGAGCCACTCTCGGAGATGTACCTCTGAACGATCCAGAGGTAGTGAAATTTTTCATTAAATATCTTGACGCGTACCTGTAAATCATAATAGATTAATTCAGCTTATAAGGAGGGGTCGATGAATCTAGAAGAACTCAAGAAAATCAGGGAAAAGGCTCAAAAAGACGTCGAACTGAGACAAAAACAGGCAAGGATAAGGATTGTCGTTGGAATGGGCACGAGCGGCATCGCCGCCGGCGCGCGAGACGTGCTCAAGACGTTTATTGAGGAAGTCAGCCGGAGGAACTTAGGCGATGTGATCGTAACGCAGACGGGCGAGAAAGGCCTTGCCTCCCAGGAACCCATGGTTGAGGTCTTTGAGGAAGGCAAACCCCCGGTGGTTTACGGTAACATGAATGTTGAGAAAACCAAACGTGTGGTAGCGGAACACGTGGTGAACGGTAACCCCGTGTCTGAATTTGCAATCTAAATACGGTAAAGGAGGTCGCCTGCCGTGGACAAAGAGGCAATCCTAAGAAAGTTCAAACCAACCCCGGACAATATCCTTTACATCCTCCATGATCTCCAGGATAACAACCCCCTGCATTATCTCGACAAAAGTGATATAATTTCATGCGCAGATTACTTGAATGTACCTTACAGCTACGTGCACAGCGTTGCAAGCTTCTATACCATGTTCAGTTTAAAACCGAGGGGACGAAACATTATACGTCTCTGCGATTCTCCCCCGTGCCATCTCATGGGATCAAAGTCGCTTCTTGATTACTTGAAGGGGGCGCTCAAGGTAAATATCGGAGAAACCACTAACGACGGCGCGTTCACCCTGGAAACCACAAGCTGTCTTGGGGTTTGCGGCGTGGCACCGGCGATGATGCTTAACGACGAGATGTTCGGCAATCTTACACCGGAGAAGGTCGATTCCATCCTGGGAAAGAGGAGAAAAGAACTATGAATCTCGTAAGAAATCACGTGTTGATAAGTATCGATGCGGGGACCATCATGGCGGGCGCCCGCGCTGTGGAAAAGGCCCTGGTTGATGAAATTGCGAAACAGGGGTTATCGGATGAGATTGCCGTACTCGAAACGGGAAGTATCGGGGTGACCGGCCAGGGGGTCGTGATCGTCGTATATCCCGAGGGCGTCTATTACGGCAAAGTCACCGTTGAAGACGTACCCCAGCTTGTGGAGGAGCATCTTCTCAAGGGTCGCCAGTTGAAGAGGCTTCTTCTCACCGAGCTGCCGAAACAGCATGTGGTCAGAAAAGAAAAGGCAGGGCTTCTCAAAGAACAGCCCCGCATTGTTCTGAGAAATAGCGGTATTATCAATCCTGAGAGTATCGACGAATATATCGCCAATGAAGGTTATGCGGCGATCGCAAAGGCCTTTGTCTTGAAGCCGGAGGGCGTCATCGACGAGATCAAGAAATCCGGTCTTGTAGGCCGCGGCGGTGCGGCCTTCACCACGGGCATGAAATGGGATTTTGCCCGCAAGGCACAGGGCACGATCAAGTATATTATCTGCAACGCCGACGAAGGCGAACCGGGGACCTTCAAGGACCGGCTCATTCTGGAAGGCGATCCCCACAAGCTCATCGAGGGCATGATCATCGCCGGCTATG from Syntrophorhabdaceae bacterium harbors:
- a CDS encoding ATP-binding protein → MMDEIASHVMDIAMNAIAAKAKHIEISITADPKKALLTLHFKDDGVGMDSDMIKKVQDSFFSTKTGKKVGLGIPLLKGTAETTGGSFSLTSEVGHGVDIWASFRLNHPDLPPMGKLKDTILVLVVGNPGIDFLFSYAVNEKALVFDTAAMRATLGDVPLNDPEVVKFFIKYLDAYL
- a CDS encoding NAD(P)H-dependent oxidoreductase subunit E, translated to MDKEAILRKFKPTPDNILYILHDLQDNNPLHYLDKSDIISCADYLNVPYSYVHSVASFYTMFSLKPRGRNIIRLCDSPPCHLMGSKSLLDYLKGALKVNIGETTNDGAFTLETTSCLGVCGVAPAMMLNDEMFGNLTPEKVDSILGKRRKEL
- a CDS encoding PHP domain-containing protein, whose product is MRVFSCDLHIHSTLSPCGSLDMSPRNIVEKAREVGLHVIAITDHNMTENSFYAQKLGKMQGLTVLCGMELQTLEEIHLLAIFDTYEVAFDFQKKVYDLLPDVENDVDFYGDQIVVDTENEIVRSEPRLLINSAQISIDTAANLIKSMGGLAIPSHIDSATFSIISQIGFVPENIPFDALEVRNPEGARGLLPLVMRKNIPLVSFSDAHYVADIGRKSITLTMDEPTCREIAGALKTLGAQRNE